The genomic region CTGGTGGCTGGGGCTGCTGGTGGGGCTACTGTGGGCACGTCCGGCAGGGCGTTGGGTGGCGGCCGTGTGGTACGGACTGCCGGCGCTGCTGGTGCCGGTGGCGTATGCGGCGGCGCTGCCGTCGTGGCAGCTGCCGTTCACGTTGCAGGCTTTCTGGGAGTTTGTGTTCTATGAGCTCTACCACGGCCATGCCGGCGCCGCGCCTTCGGGCCGGACGCTGCTGCTGATGGGCGTGAGCGTGGTGCGCACCTTCGGGCAGCTGCACGGCAGCACGCTGGCGCTGCTGCAGCGCTGGCCATTGCTGGCGGGCGTTGCCCTGCTCTGTGTGGGGCTGATGCTGATGGCCGGCTGGCGAATTTGGCGCAGCTACCGAACCAGGTTAGCTGCCCGCCGCTTGCAATATGCTGTTGCGGAACATGAGCTAGCAGCGCCAGTTGGCACCGACGCTGTGCTGCCTGAGTTATTCCGCACGTTCCACCGCACGCACCTGCTGATTTTGCTGCTGCATCTGGCCTGTGCGCTCTGGGCAGCCGGCAACGCCGAGTTTCTGGTGATGCTGCCCGCCCTGCTGGCATTGCTGCTGGTGCGGCAGCCATGGCCCGGCCAGGCGTTAGTACTGGCGGGAGTGGCGCTGCTGCTTTGGAACCTGACGTTTGGTTTGCTGCCGGCGTTCCTGCTGCGCTTCACCAACACGACCCCGCTGCTAACCCGGATCGAGCAGGAACCCACGGCCTTCTGGCTGCTATCCGACCCCAACCTGCTGCTCAACCAGCTGCACTACCGCACCGGCCGGCCGGTGGGGCCGCCCACCATTCTGTCGGCCCCGGCGCTGCTGGTGCAGCGGCCCGGCCAGTCGGCGGCCGGGCTGCGGGCGTGGCTGCGGCGCTGCCAGGCTGCCGGCCAGCCTGTGTACACCGATGCCCTGTATGGCCCGCGCCTCCTCGATCGGGCCCGCCTCACCCAGGGCGATGACGCCACCCAGCGCCAGCTGCTGCGGGGTTTCCGGCTCGTGCGCGTCGATTCGATGGTTACGGCGTTTGGGTGGGTGTATCTGACGCGGGTGCAGTAGCATAGGCTTTAGCCTGTGCTCTTCTGGCGCCATCGGCCAGCAATCCAGCAGGAATTTCGGCCTTACATCGTTTCACTGCCAGCCTTGTCGGAAGGCGGCGTGCCATTGCGCAGCCACGGCTTGTGCGTGAGCACCACGGCAAAGGCCACCCCAAAAACCGGCGCGCCCAGGTAGCCCATCCGGCCCAGGTCGCCGGAGAGAAACATGTGCGCCAGCACTACCGCCACCAGCCCGGCCGCTGGCCAGCCCAACTGGGCCAGCCAGTGCCGCCGCCCGCGCCAGCCCGCCAGCAACATCAGCCAGAAGAAGCCGAAGATGCTGAACAACTCGCCGGCGCCTTTCACCGAAAGCAGGCGGCGAAGCGAGTATACGAGGTTGTGCACGTGGTCCAGGGCGTTGCTCACGCTTTCCGCGGGCGGCGCCCCAATGCGGGCATCAATCCAGTAGCGCACTGCCAGGGCTATGGCACCGCCCAGCGCCAGCGCGGCCAGCTGCCGGGGCCAACTCAGCGCCGGCCGGCCGAACACCAGCAGCCACGGCACCAGAAACACAAACGACTCCTTGGCCAGCGGCCCCAGCAGCAGCACCGCCACCATTGCCCCCGCCGACTGCGCCCGGGGCGCATAAAAAGCCAGCGCGAATACTAGCATATACAGGCTATCCACGAGTGGGAGGCCGGCAATGTACACGGCCCAACGGCTGCACAGCACCGCCACCACGGCCAGCGCGGCGGCGGTCGGAGTAGCCTCGTAAAGCCGGCAGGTTTCAAAGACGACTACGCCCACCGCGGCCAGCAGCGCCATGTTCACCAAGTAGAAGGCCAGCCGCAGCGGCCAGTCGGAGGTGGCGCGCTGGGGCCACACGCGGGCGTAGGCCTGCTCCAGCGGCCACGCCACAGCGGCCGCCACGGCTGGCACCAGCACCCGGTAGCGCCGCGTGACGCTCACGCCCTCAAACTGCCCCCGCGCCATGCTCAGGTAGCTGCGCGTGTCCAGGGAGTGCGAGAAGTCGTAGTGCACGTACATCGTGTACGCGGGCCCGGCCAGCACCCCTAGCGCCAGCAGATACACCAGCATCAGCCGCCGCCAGCGTAGGAGAAGAGGGGAGAAGTCGGGCATAAAACGGAAAGGTTAGCGGGGTAAAAAGAACGTCATTCCGAGCGGAGCGAGGAATCTCGCCAGTGTGGTAGCATTACTACACTGGCGAGATTCCTCGCTCCGCTCGGAATGACGTTCCTAAATCATGGTCTGAAATGGCCCTACGCGAACTTGCGGTCAATCAGCTTGAGGAGCTTGCTGACGTGCTCGTCTTTGCGGGTCCAGTCGTGGGTGCTGGCCAGGTCCTGGGTGACGTAGCGCTTGGCGCTGTCGGCGTCGGGCAAGGTGTCGAGGTGCTGGATGGCGGCGTGGTATTCCATGTTTTCGCCGCTGAACAGCTCATTGATGAAGCTGAAGCGCTGATTGATGGAAATGGCCTCGCGCAGCGTTTCCACCTTCGGGGCCTGGTCGGCGAAGGTGGAGGCAGGGCGTTCCGGCCGCAGCGTTTCGCTGAGCGAAGTGGCCGCCGGCTGACCGGCTTTCAGCTTCTCGTAGAGCGGCACGGCGGCCGGCTCGGTGCTGGCCGTAGTTGCGGTGCTGAACGGGAGAGGTGCCATTGTCGGCGCGGCCGGGCTGGCCGTGGGAGCCGGCGCCGCAACCGGTAGGGGAGTGGGCGCTGCCACTGGCGCCGCAGCCACGGGCGCGGGTGTCGGCGCCGCAGCCACGGGCGCCGCCGGGGCAGCGGCAGGAGCCGGAACTGCCGGCGGAGCTGCTACCGGCGCGGCGGCTGGTACGGCCGCCGGCTTGCCGCGCAGCTCGTCCTCGGTGAGGGGCAGCAGCTCGTTGAACTCCGCCACCAGCTTCTCCAGCGGCTGATGATGCTTGTAGTTGGCTTCCTGGTAGAGCGCAAACCGCTTGAGCAGCGTTTCCCGGTCGTGGGGCGTGCCGGCGGGCAGCGACTCCAGAAAATCCTGGTAAAACAGCTTGTCTACGTCGAGGTAGCGCAGCGCGTCGCGCAGCTGCTCGGGGGTAGCGGCGGGCTGGGTGCCCAGCAGCTTCTGCTCGAAAGTATCGGCCGGATTCAGCAGCACGGACAGCGTATCCGTAACGGCGCGGGCCAGCAGCGGCTCGAAGGTGGGCCGCGCCAGCTTGATACGCCTGGACAGCGTGTTCATGAACTGGGTGAGGGCTTGGCGCACGTCGTCGGCCTCGAAATCGAAGTAGGGGCTGCGCAGGCGGGCCATTTCCTGGGTCCACTGGGCCAGCAGCTGCTGCACCACAAACAGGTTTATCTGCCGGATGGGCGTGAAGCGCAACACCGCCGGCCCGTCGAGGGTGGCCGTGGGGCGGGCGCCGAAGTGCTGGTCGCAGAGCTGAGCCGCCAGGCGGCGGCCGTATTGTTCGCGAAAGGTCGCGCTATCTTTGTCGTTCATCGAAAACACCTGATTCAGGCCAGAAAGTTAAGGAAAATGCCTACGCTCACCGTGCAAAACATGCCTGCGGCTTCGGCCGTGCCCGTGCCCACCGGCACCACGCTGCTCGCGGCCCTGCAAGCCGCCGGCCACGACTGGATGCACGCCTGCGGCGCCAAGGGCCGCTGCACCACCTGCCGCCTGCTCGTCACGAGCGGCCTCGAGGCCCTAACGCCGCCCACCGCCGCCGAGTTGCGCTACCGGGCCGCCGGCCGCCTGCTCGAAACTGAGCGCCTCACCTGCCAGGCGCAGCTGCCGGAAGGCCATATAACGGGCCGGGTGCCGGCTGCATTGCAGCTGCCACACGTGCAATACTCCGCAGACTAGCGGAACGCCTGATTACCTGTTGGATACAGAAAGCAGTATGAAAGTCTGCCGGCAAAGCGTGGTGGCTTCCGGCGCTAAAGTCGTAATTTGGGCTGTCGAACTGGGCGGCTTTGCTGCCCGTCGGCGTTTGCCCAGCTGCCTGTCGCAGGTCCTCCGTCACCCCGTTACTTTCTACGAAGTTGTTTATTGAACCCCGCGTCGGCAATGGCCGTGACGCCGCCCGCCGCGGCTGGATTGAAGTGGTGTGCGGCTCCATGTTCTCGGGCAAAACCGAAGAGCTGATCCGGCGGCTGAACCGGGCCAAGATTGCCCGCCAGCACGTCGAAATCTTCAAGCCCGCTCTCGATACCCGCTACCACCAGGAAAACGTGGTGTCGCACAACGCCACCAGCATCCGCTCCACGCCGGTGCCTGTGGCCCAGGAAATCCTGCTGCTGGCCGGCGGCTGTGACGTAGTGGGCATCGACGAAGCCCAGTTCTTCGACGACAGCCTCATCGACGTGTGCGTGCAGCTGGCCAACCGTGGCTCCCGCGTGATTGTGGCCGGCCTCGACATGGACTTTCTGGGCAAGCCTTTCGGCCCCATGCCCGCCCTGATGGCCGTGGCCGAGTACGTGACCAAGGTGCACGCCGTGTGCGTGTGCTGCGGCGAAATTGCGTCGTACTCGTTCCGCATGGCGGCTTCCGAAGACAAGATTCTGCTTGGCGAAACCGATGTCTACGAGGCCCGCTGCCGGCCCTGTTTTCTGGACGGCATGCAGGACAAGGCGCAGCACGAAACCAGCGCTTCGCACAAGCACTAATTGCGCGCGGCGGGCGTTATGCAGCCGGTCATTTCCTTACTCCGCTATTCTTGAGCCCATGATTCGTTTGCTACGCACGCTAGGTTTCGGTACGATGCTATTTGCCGGGCTGCTGGCCGCGCCGGCCGCCGGGCAGGCCCAGAGCGTAGGCTACGGCGACTGGCAGCTGCACCTGCCCACCAGCAGCTCGCGGGTGCTGGCCGACACCGGCCCGCGCATCTACGTGGCCGCCGAAAACGCCTTCTACTACTTCGATAAGGAAACCAGCACCACCGCTCTGCTTTCGCGCCGCGACGGACTCAACGGCGTGGGCGTGCAAACCCTGGCCTACGACTCGGTGAGCCAGCAGCTGCTGGTGGCCTACCGCGACGCCAACCTCGACCTGCTCAGCCCCGACGGTGGCCGGGTGCGCAACGTCAGCGACATCCAGCGCAAGCAGCTGTCAGGCGCCAAAACCGTCAACCACATTCACTTCAACGGCCCCCGGGCCTACTTGGCCTGCGACTTCGGCCTGCTGGTGCTGGACATGAACCGGCTGGAAGTGCGCGACACCTACGCCAACATCGGGCCGCTGGGCGTGGCCGTGAAGGTGTACGCCAGCACCACCGTGGGCGGCTTCGTGTTTGCGGCCACCGATAAGGGCCTACTGCGCGCCAGCCTGAGCGCCAATCTCGCCGACTTCCGCTCCTGGAACCTCGACGTGCCCGCGCCCGACGGCACGTTCCGCACGCTGGTCACGCACAACGGGCAGGTGCTGGCCGGCCGCAACTTCGGGGGGCTGCTGCGCTACCGCTCCGGCACCACCTGGGAGCCGGTGGCCACCGTCTACGCCGACCAGTACCGCAGCCTCACCTCGTCGCGGGCCGGTTTGCTTATCACTGATGGCCGCCAAGTGTCGCTGATGAATACGGCCACCAATGCCCTCACGGTGCTGCGCAATGCGGCCGTGCCGGCTCCCATAAATGCCCTGCGCAGCCGCGACGGCGCCATTTACGTGGCCGACGAGCAGCGCGGCCTGCTCCGCACTACCGACCGCACTACCTTCGAGCAGTTTATGCCGAATGCGCCGCAGAGCAAGGAGGCCTTCGGGCTGCTGGCCGATGCGCGCCAGAATACCGTAGACGTGTTTTCGGGCGGCTTCAATACGGCTTCCTATGTGCAGAGCGAGCAGTTTCAGGGCTTCTACGAGTTCAAAGAAGGCCGCTGGACCAACATTACCAAGGAAGCCTACCCCAACCGCGCCGACTACCCCAACCTTAAGGACCTGACCCGCGGTGCCCGTACGCCCGACGGTACGCTCTACATCGGGAGCTACGGCGACGGGCTGCTGCGCTGGAAAGGCCCCGGCGACTTCAAGCAGTACACGCCCGCCAACAGCCCGCTGGTTAATGATATTCCCGGCGCGCCCTACACCCGCGTCACCGACGTGGCCGTGTCGGCCGAGGGCAACGTGTGGGTGGCCTCGCGCCACACGCTGCAGCGCGGCCGCTCTGGTTTGCATGTGCTGAACCCTGCCACCGATACCTGGCGCTCCGCACCGTTCTATCCCGGCTTCGACAATCTCGATCGGCTGGTATTGGATGATTTCGGGGCGGTGTGGGTGACGCAGGCCCGCAAGGACGGCACCGGCCTGATGGCCTACGACGACGTGAACAAAGGCGTGCCCGTGTATTTCACGCAGGGCAACGGCCTGCCGTCCAACATCGTGTTTGCGCTGGCCAAGGACCGCCGCGGCGCCATCTGGGCCACCACCGACAAAGGCGTGGCCCTCATCGACGACCCCAGTTCGGCGTTTTCCACCCCCAATCCGGTCTTCACCACGCCGTTCCTGAACGGTTTCCCGACCCTGATTGAGGAAGTGGTGCGCTCCATTGCCATCG from Hymenobacter canadensis harbors:
- a CDS encoding 2Fe-2S iron-sulfur cluster-binding protein, which codes for MPTLTVQNMPAASAVPVPTGTTLLAALQAAGHDWMHACGAKGRCTTCRLLVTSGLEALTPPTAAELRYRAAGRLLETERLTCQAQLPEGHITGRVPAALQLPHVQYSAD
- a CDS encoding thymidine kinase, encoding MFIEPRVGNGRDAARRGWIEVVCGSMFSGKTEELIRRLNRAKIARQHVEIFKPALDTRYHQENVVSHNATSIRSTPVPVAQEILLLAGGCDVVGIDEAQFFDDSLIDVCVQLANRGSRVIVAGLDMDFLGKPFGPMPALMAVAEYVTKVHAVCVCCGEIASYSFRMAASEDKILLGETDVYEARCRPCFLDGMQDKAQHETSASHKH
- a CDS encoding T9SS type A sorting domain-containing protein, with protein sequence MIRLLRTLGFGTMLFAGLLAAPAAGQAQSVGYGDWQLHLPTSSSRVLADTGPRIYVAAENAFYYFDKETSTTALLSRRDGLNGVGVQTLAYDSVSQQLLVAYRDANLDLLSPDGGRVRNVSDIQRKQLSGAKTVNHIHFNGPRAYLACDFGLLVLDMNRLEVRDTYANIGPLGVAVKVYASTTVGGFVFAATDKGLLRASLSANLADFRSWNLDVPAPDGTFRTLVTHNGQVLAGRNFGGLLRYRSGTTWEPVATVYADQYRSLTSSRAGLLITDGRQVSLMNTATNALTVLRNAAVPAPINALRSRDGAIYVADEQRGLLRTTDRTTFEQFMPNAPQSKEAFGLLADARQNTVDVFSGGFNTASYVQSEQFQGFYEFKEGRWTNITKEAYPNRADYPNLKDLTRGARTPDGTLYIGSYGDGLLRWKGPGDFKQYTPANSPLVNDIPGAPYTRVTDVAVSAEGNVWVASRHTLQRGRSGLHVLNPATDTWRSAPFYPGFDNLDRLVLDDFGAVWVTQARKDGTGLMAYDDVNKGVPVYFTQGNGLPSNIVFALAKDRRGAIWATTDKGVALIDDPSSAFSTPNPVFTTPFLNGFPTLIEEVVRSIAIDGANRKWFGTDRGLWLFDENATKMLLHFTTENSPLPSNQITDVAVNDKTGEVFVATPGGVVSYRGSATITEGAPKDCARVSPNPVRTNFTGEVGVSGLANNGIVKITDVTGKLVYQTTATGGTVIWNLADYNGRKVQSGVYLVLSSDADGKNGCVSKIAVVEQ